One genomic segment of Gottschalkia acidurici 9a includes these proteins:
- a CDS encoding DJ-1/PfpI family protein, with amino-acid sequence MKKVLLLLANGFETLEASVFIDVIGWNYIDGDKSTQLFTCGRTKEINSTFNQKIIVDYTFNEINIDDYDALAIPGGFIEYDFYDDAYNEEFLEIIREFDRNGKIIASICVAALPIAKSGVLKGRKGTTYNKKDGIRQKQLKDFGVEVVNQPIVIDRNIITSWNPSTAMEVAFILLEKLTDKENKQKIMELMGY; translated from the coding sequence ATGAAAAAAGTATTGCTATTATTGGCTAATGGATTTGAAACATTGGAAGCAAGTGTTTTCATTGATGTAATTGGATGGAATTACATTGATGGTGACAAATCCACACAGTTGTTTACATGTGGAAGAACTAAAGAAATAAACAGTACATTTAATCAAAAAATTATTGTAGATTATACTTTTAACGAAATAAATATTGACGATTATGACGCACTGGCGATTCCAGGAGGGTTTATAGAATATGACTTCTATGATGACGCTTATAATGAAGAATTTTTAGAAATCATAAGAGAGTTTGATAGAAATGGTAAAATCATAGCATCAATATGTGTTGCTGCTTTGCCTATAGCAAAAAGCGGAGTTTTAAAAGGCAGAAAAGGAACAACCTATAATAAAAAAGACGGAATAAGGCAAAAACAGCTAAAAGATTTCGGAGTTGAAGTTGTAAATCAACCAATAGTAATTGACAGGAATATAATTACATCGTGGAATCCATCGACTGCAATGGAAGTTGCTTTCATACTGTTAGAGAAATTAACAGATAAAGAAAACAAGCAAAAGATAATGGAATTGATGGGATACTAA
- a CDS encoding B12-binding domain-containing radical SAM protein: MIKKSILMITPENEEINKFRRLQVNNFIQITMPYLAAYVDESKYNVYLIDEYNQKIPFHLKFDLVVVTVNTANAFHCYEIASVFKKSGSKVAFGGPHTTLVPEEAKEYCDFLIIGEAEDTWPQFLEDFYLGNAKEVYRCLKAPTLKHLPIPRRDLIKKRYFTKGSVFATRGCPYHCSYCNLKQIYEDSFRTRPIKEVIEDIKSIKSKYFVF; the protein is encoded by the coding sequence TTGATTAAAAAAAGTATCTTAATGATAACACCTGAAAATGAAGAAATTAATAAATTTAGAAGACTACAAGTAAATAATTTTATACAGATTACAATGCCTTATTTAGCTGCTTATGTAGATGAATCGAAGTATAATGTTTATCTCATAGACGAATATAATCAGAAAATACCCTTTCACCTAAAATTTGATTTAGTTGTGGTTACTGTAAATACAGCTAATGCTTTTCATTGTTATGAAATAGCAAGTGTCTTTAAAAAAAGCGGTAGTAAAGTTGCATTTGGAGGACCACATACAACTTTAGTCCCAGAAGAAGCAAAAGAATATTGTGATTTTCTAATCATAGGTGAGGCTGAAGATACTTGGCCTCAATTCTTGGAGGACTTTTACTTAGGGAATGCTAAAGAAGTTTACAGATGCTTGAAAGCCCCAACACTAAAACATTTACCTATTCCAAGAAGAGACTTAATAAAGAAAAGGTATTTTACTAAAGGGTCAGTTTTTGCAACAAGAGGGTGTCCATATCATTGCAGTTATTGTAACCTAAAACAGATATATGAGGATTCATTTAGAACACGACCAATAAAAGAAGTTATAGAAGATATAAAGAGTATTAAAAGCAAATATTTTGTATTCTAG
- a CDS encoding copper amine oxidase N-terminal domain-containing protein, protein MVPLKVVYEHLGATVSWNNDSSTIDVLLNGNRINFKVGSKDFVINGKTLGSNEKVLIKNDKAFVDIIAVKLTSNYYLDFSQDQTVANLYDQNISIVIDRVKVSLNTYNETPDVPYLSYNINDQGFNVTNISNVSILARDIFEALGASVKWNNIERSTTINLKDDVIKLMVDTNEIYLNGIKSDYPTYLSFGKTKIRLGFLIDELNYHARWVQADKTIYLDKK, encoded by the coding sequence ATGGTTCCTTTAAAAGTTGTATATGAACACCTAGGTGCAACTGTATCATGGAATAATGATAGTAGCACTATTGATGTTTTACTAAATGGAAATAGAATAAACTTCAAAGTAGGTAGTAAAGACTTTGTTATAAATGGAAAAACTTTGGGCTCAAATGAAAAAGTACTAATAAAAAATGATAAAGCTTTTGTAGACATAATTGCAGTTAAATTAACATCTAACTACTATCTTGATTTTTCACAAGATCAAACAGTAGCAAATCTTTATGATCAAAATATATCTATTGTTATAGATAGAGTAAAGGTTTCTTTAAACACTTATAATGAAACTCCCGATGTTCCTTATTTATCATATAACATTAATGATCAAGGATTCAATGTGACTAATATCAGTAATGTAAGTATTCTAGCAAGAGATATCTTTGAAGCCTTAGGAGCTAGTGTAAAATGGAATAACATTGAACGATCTACAACTATAAATTTAAAAGATGATGTAATAAAGTTAATGGTTGATACAAATGAAATTTATTTAAATGGTATAAAAAGTGATTATCCTACATATTTATCTTTCGGAAAAACAAAAATACGTTTAGGTTTTCTAATAGATGAGTTAAACTATCATGCAAGATGGGTTCAAGCTGATAAAACTATATATTTAGATAAAAAATAA
- a CDS encoding B12-binding domain-containing radical SAM protein: protein MNELKKLKKRWAAQVTLERCNDEELLKIAKEAGCTYFFVGLESFSEETLTSVNKGINNVDKYKSIIQLIHKYGICVQAGIIFGFDTDKKDVFKRTLNICNDLGIDGVTVSILTPLPKTPLYKQFKEEGRLITDDWSYYNGKTRVAFYPKNMTAQELFQGYMWFRKEFYSIKSIIKRLKVSRTNILHNFIINLGYKISIRGTKTKL, encoded by the coding sequence ATGAATGAATTGAAAAAGTTGAAAAAAAGATGGGCTGCACAAGTAACATTAGAAAGATGTAATGATGAGGAGTTATTAAAGATAGCTAAGGAAGCAGGGTGTACATATTTTTTTGTTGGTCTGGAATCTTTTTCAGAAGAAACATTAACAAGTGTTAATAAAGGGATAAATAATGTGGATAAATATAAAAGTATAATACAACTTATACACAAATATGGGATATGTGTACAAGCAGGTATAATATTTGGATTTGATACAGATAAAAAAGATGTATTTAAGAGAACTCTTAATATATGCAATGATTTGGGTATTGATGGGGTTACTGTAAGTATCCTGACGCCTTTACCTAAAACTCCATTATATAAACAATTTAAGGAGGAAGGAAGACTAATAACAGATGATTGGTCATATTATAATGGAAAAACGAGGGTAGCATTTTATCCTAAGAATATGACAGCGCAAGAATTATTTCAAGGATACATGTGGTTTAGAAAAGAGTTTTACTCTATCAAGTCAATCATAAAAAGATTAAAAGTATCAAGAACGAATATACTTCATAATTTTATTATTAATTTAGGTTATAAAATTTCAATAAGAGGTACAAAAACTAAACTATGA
- the ymfI gene encoding elongation factor P 5-aminopentanone reductase, translated as MKNVKTVLITGASRGIGKAMTEIFANKGYNVLMNFNRSEKDAIELCSILKNKGLSIETFKADVSKRSEVNDMIKFCLKQFGSIDILINNAGICQDKLFTDITDNDWDEMINVNLKSVFYCTQEALRYMISEKKGKIINISSIWGLVGASCEVHYSVSKAGIVGLTKALAKELGPSNIQVNCIAPGIIETDMLSPYSENELKTLKENTPLMRLGSCYDIANCALFLASDNSDFITGQVISPNGGFVI; from the coding sequence ATGAAAAACGTCAAAACAGTCTTAATTACAGGAGCCTCAAGAGGAATAGGAAAGGCAATGACAGAGATATTTGCCAATAAGGGATATAATGTACTGATGAACTTTAATAGGTCAGAAAAAGATGCAATAGAATTATGCAGCATATTAAAAAATAAAGGATTATCAATAGAAACTTTTAAGGCCGATGTATCTAAAAGAAGTGAAGTAAATGATATGATAAAATTTTGTCTTAAACAATTTGGAAGTATTGATATTCTTATAAATAATGCAGGAATCTGTCAGGACAAGCTCTTTACAGACATAACAGATAATGATTGGGATGAGATGATAAATGTTAATTTAAAAAGTGTTTTTTATTGTACGCAAGAAGCTTTAAGATACATGATCTCCGAGAAAAAAGGTAAAATTATAAATATATCTTCTATATGGGGGTTAGTGGGGGCGTCTTGTGAGGTTCATTACTCTGTATCTAAAGCAGGAATAGTTGGACTTACAAAAGCTTTAGCAAAAGAACTTGGACCGTCTAATATACAAGTGAATTGTATTGCTCCTGGTATTATTGAAACAGATATGCTTTCCCCATATAGTGAGAATGAACTAAAGACCCTTAAAGAGAATACACCTTTAATGAGACTAGGTAGTTGTTATGATATTGCTAATTGTGCTCTGTTTCTAGCATCAGATAATTCAGATTTTATAACTGGTCAGGTTATAAGTCCAAATGGTGGTTTCGTAATATAA
- a CDS encoding permease prefix domain 1-containing protein, producing MSTELEIYIKKLLDKRGINDQDKEDLYYEIKDHLMLLKNEYLSKGLSEDEAVKLSIKDFGNINFIGNDIKRNLPSNNKYENLSFREKTICLLEMFLSYFIFICIYAMAGNISTQSIFFDIGMATVVTLTSFIYINKKLNSEKGKVKNLIICNILFFIIEKIIMLIFTIFTLNIIGLSTDPLLYTITSSYVFDLTYILAFVLLVFSSVIVTKYIGNMLFKNIRNTYNYTLASTVLFVTSIILLLIYYLIPNRFYLLRKIIINTIGTEIISVSKNVFFMVINNGFVIPNIGLLLLMLLCIKLVLHIKKKGIKSIL from the coding sequence ATGTCTACTGAACTTGAAATATACATTAAAAAGCTTTTAGATAAAAGAGGTATAAATGATCAGGATAAAGAAGATCTGTACTATGAAATCAAAGATCATTTAATGCTTTTAAAAAATGAATATTTGAGTAAAGGTTTATCTGAAGACGAGGCAGTTAAATTATCAATAAAAGATTTTGGAAATATCAATTTCATAGGAAACGATATAAAGAGAAATCTACCATCAAATAATAAGTATGAGAATCTTTCATTTAGAGAAAAAACAATATGTTTATTAGAAATGTTTTTATCATACTTTATTTTCATATGCATATATGCTATGGCAGGGAATATATCGACTCAATCTATATTTTTTGATATAGGAATGGCTACAGTTGTTACACTAACGTCATTTATATATATAAACAAGAAGTTAAACAGTGAAAAGGGTAAAGTAAAAAATTTAATTATATGTAATATACTGTTTTTCATAATTGAAAAAATTATAATGTTGATATTTACTATATTTACTTTAAATATTATAGGTTTATCAACTGACCCTTTACTTTATACGATTACAAGTTCTTATGTTTTTGATCTGACATATATCTTGGCATTTGTATTGTTAGTATTTAGTTCAGTTATAGTGACTAAATATATAGGGAACATGTTGTTTAAAAATATCAGGAATACTTATAACTATACCTTGGCATCCACAGTTTTATTTGTTACATCAATAATATTGTTACTTATATATTATCTAATACCAAACAGATTTTATTTGTTAAGGAAAATAATAATAAATACAATAGGAACAGAGATTATAAGTGTAAGCAAGAATGTATTCTTTATGGTAATCAATAATGGTTTTGTTATTCCTAATATAGGGTTATTACTATTAATGTTACTTTGTATTAAACTAGTACTACATATAAAGAAAAAAGGAATAAAAAGTATATTATAG
- a CDS encoding PadR family transcriptional regulator — MNKEIMKGSVDIFILSIIEKQDSYGYEIAKCIKEKSEGLYSIGEGTLYPALKRMEGRELVESYWKDDELTGKRKYYRITDKGKQELNERIYQWNKVTNLINIFKEE; from the coding sequence ATGAATAAAGAAATAATGAAAGGAAGTGTTGATATATTTATACTTTCAATAATTGAAAAGCAAGATTCTTATGGATATGAGATAGCGAAGTGTATTAAGGAAAAAAGCGAAGGATTATACTCTATAGGGGAAGGAACCCTGTATCCTGCCTTGAAAAGAATGGAAGGAAGAGAACTAGTTGAATCATACTGGAAAGATGATGAATTAACAGGTAAGCGAAAGTATTATAGGATTACAGATAAAGGAAAGCAAGAACTAAATGAAAGAATATATCAATGGAATAAGGTAACAAACTTAATTAATATTTTTAAGGAGGAATAG